One part of the Candidatus Aminicenantes bacterium genome encodes these proteins:
- a CDS encoding 4Fe-4S binding protein, whose amino-acid sequence MILHNDRCIHCAQCVDSCPTKAYHMNGEFELAVLDRHQLKIEYK is encoded by the coding sequence ATGATCCTGCACAACGACCGCTGCATCCATTGCGCCCAGTGCGTCGACTCCTGCCCGACCAAGGCCTATCACATGAACGGCGAGTTCGAACTCGCCGTGTTGGACCGCCATCAGCTGAAGATCGAATACAAGTAG
- a CDS encoding hydrogenase maturation protease, translating into MGMNWKGDDRLGCALARALARKLPAEAKIRIVSGGEAPENFTGAIRAFAPSHVVLLDAVDHGLAAGTVFLADEGAIAVGDMTSHHLPLRLLMRFLSASIPCRVILVGVQPFSLRPGNRLSAPVRKTLPLLAEFLAAALQQASQQTLRQTVREKIKK; encoded by the coding sequence ATCGGCATGAACTGGAAGGGCGATGACCGGCTGGGCTGCGCCTTGGCGCGGGCCTTGGCCAGGAAGCTGCCGGCCGAAGCAAAAATCCGCATCGTCAGCGGCGGCGAGGCCCCGGAGAATTTCACCGGCGCCATCCGCGCCTTCGCCCCCAGCCATGTCGTCCTGCTCGATGCCGTCGATCACGGCCTGGCTGCGGGAACCGTTTTCCTGGCCGACGAAGGCGCGATCGCCGTCGGCGACATGACCAGCCACCACCTGCCGCTGCGCCTGCTGATGCGCTTCCTGAGCGCCTCCATCCCCTGTCGGGTCATCCTCGTCGGCGTGCAGCCCTTTTCGCTGCGGCCGGGGAACCGGCTTTCGGCTCCGGTACGGAAAACACTCCCCCTCCTGGCCGAATTTCTGGCCGCCGCGTTGCAGCAGGCTTCGCAGCAGACGTTGCGGCAGACGGTACGCGAAAAGATAAAAAAATAG